Part of the Henckelia pumila isolate YLH828 unplaced genomic scaffold, ASM3356847v2 CTG_266, whole genome shotgun sequence genome is shown below.
GGGGTTGTGTAAAAGAGGTGGTGAGGGAGAGGAAAACAAGCAAAGAAAACCTGTTTGGGTGGATGAAGAGGAGGAGAAAATCAGTATAAATATAACTAAAGTGAACAGATTGAGGAAACTAaggaaggaagaggatgaaagTGTGATTTCTGGCTCTGCATATGTTGCAAGATTGAGAGCACAGCATGTTAAGATGAATCCAGGTACTGATTGGGCACAACCCAATGCCCAGGCGAGAGATTATAGCTCTGATGACGATTCAGATAAAGAAAGTGGGGTGGTGATGGCCAGTGGTTACGAGGATCCTGAAGATATTGATAGTATCCTTAGAACAAATGGAGATCTTGTTGTAAAGAGGAGTATGAAACTATTACCTGGCCTTCTTGAGTACTCGAGACTGATAGATGCAAATGTGAAGGATCCCTCAAAAGGTTCGGTAAATTCTGTTCACTTCCACAAGAACGCACAGTTGCTTCTTGTTGGTGGATTAGATCGGAAattgagtttctttcaaattgaTGGAAAGAAGAATGAAAAGATCCAAAGCATATTCCTCGAAGACTGTCCAATCAGAAATGCCTCTTTTTTACCTGATGGGTCTCAGGTTATCATATCGGGAAGAAGAAAGTTTGCTTATAGCTTTGATTTAGTCAAAGCCAGGGTGGATAAAATAGGCCCTCTCACAGGAAGGGAGGAGAAAAGCTTGGAGTCGTTTGAAGTTTCGCCTGATTCAAATACCATTGCTTTTCTTGGCCATGAAGGGTATATCTTGTTGGTTTCATCCAAGACCAAGGAACTCATCGGAACCCTGAAAATGAATGGAACCGTTCGATCTGCTGCATTCACTAAAGATGGGCAGCAATTGCTTAGCTCTGGTGGCGATGGCCGGATTTACCACTGGGATATCAGAACAATGTCTTGCTTTCATATAGGTATGGATGAAGGTTGCATAAATGGTTCGGCTCT
Proteins encoded:
- the LOC140870817 gene encoding U3 small nucleolar RNA-associated protein 18 homolog, which gives rise to MTSLISQNAVPKESTKKKKKSNQDEETLARAEEERVECDQEFDLDVKKNQKRKRGGKEKDDTTEIEQAKEMKKLENFLFGSLCSPLEFGKDDEEEARDVVDNGSTLFFTDRSANSVLSVYEEDVGLCKRGGEGEENKQRKPVWVDEEEEKISINITKVNRLRKLRKEEDESVISGSAYVARLRAQHVKMNPGTDWAQPNAQARDYSSDDDSDKESGVVMASGYEDPEDIDSILRTNGDLVVKRSMKLLPGLLEYSRLIDANVKDPSKGSVNSVHFHKNAQLLLVGGLDRKLSFFQIDGKKNEKIQSIFLEDCPIRNASFLPDGSQVIISGRRKFAYSFDLVKARVDKIGPLTGREEKSLESFEVSPDSNTIAFLGHEGYILLVSSKTKELIGTLKMNGTVRSAAFTKDGQQLLSSGGDGRIYHWDIRTMSCFHIGMDEGCINGSALCTSPVGNLFAAGSDSGIVNVYDRDEFLGSKKKPLKAIENLTTKVDFVKFNPDAQILAISSRMKKNSLKLIHVPSLTAFSNWPQSNSTLQYPTCMDFSPHGGFMALGNAAGKVLLYKLHHYHQA